CCTTGATGGTGGACGGCATATTCTCGCCAGTCAAGAAAGTCAAATACGAGGTACAAGATGCCAGGGTTGGTCAGAGGACGGACTACGAGCGACTCATATTGGACATATGGACCAATGGTGTCGCGAAGCCGGAGGAAGCCGTTGCAGAGGCTGCTGGCATACTGGAGGGCTACTTCTCAAGGATTAAGACCTTCCTCGGAGGGGCGGATTTGGTGATTCCTCAGGAGCCCGAGGAACCGGAGGAAGGGGAGGAGCTTGAAGAAAAGGACTCCATGAGCGAAGAGGAAAAAATGCTCTTGGCCAAGCCCATAAAGGAGCTAGAGCTTTCCATAAGGAGCGAGAATTGTCTCTTAAGGGGTGGAGTTCACACTGTAGGTGATCTTATCTCCAAGGGGAGAAACGAATTGCTTAAGATTAGAAATCTTGGAAAGATCTCCCTTAGGGAAATAGAAGAAAAACTTAAGAAATACGGTCTTGAACTACAAGATGGGGCTTCGGAAGAAAAAAGTGAAGCTACCTCTGCAGAAGCGAAGGAGGATTGAGTCCAATGAGGCATCGAGTGGATAGAAGAACTCTTGGACGCTTTGGTAGTCACAGAAGAGCAATGCTTTCAAACATGGCTGCGGAGCTCTTCTTGAAGGAAAAAATAGAGACTACCCTTCCAAGGGCGAAGGAACTTAGGAGGGTGGCAGAGAGGTTGATAACCAAAGCGAAGCTTGGAGGACTGCATAACAGAAGGTTAGTGGCGTCAAGGATGCCAAACAAGATGGCGGTCAAGAAGCTCTTTGACGATATCGCCAAGAGATACGCCAACAGAAATGGTGGTTACACCAGGATAGTTAGGACTACGTATAGGTTCGGGGATGGTGCTCAGAAAGCTATAATCGAGCTAGTTGAGGAGTCATGATATCCCAGGAAGAATACATAATAGAGGCAAAGGGCCTTAGCTTCTTTTATCCCGGAGCAGAAAGTCCTGTTCTAAGAAATGTGGACCTCAGACTGCGTAGAGGGGAATGGCTTGCAATACTAGGGGCTAACGGTTCTGGGAAATCTACATTAGCCAAGCATTTCAACGCCCTGCTACTACCTACGCAGGGCGCTTGTTTTGTTTATGGCCTTGATACCAAGAGTGCTCAAGGACAATTAGAGGCCCGAAAGAACGTAACCTTGGTCTTTCAAAATCCTGACAACCAAATAGTTGCGGCTATAGTGGAAGAGGATGTGGCCTTTGGCCCTGAAAACCTTGGGATACCCTCGGTCAAGATACAAGAAAGGGTAAGGAAAGCGTTGAAGATTACCGGGTTATATGAAGTCAGAACTAAGCCCACTTATACCCTTTCTGGGGGTCAGAAGCAACGCCTGGCTATAGCAGGTGCTATTGCTATGGAGCCTGCCTGTATGGTCTTGGATGAGGCTACCTCAATGCTTGACCCCAAGGGAAGGAGAGAGATAAATGATGTCCTCTGCAAATTGCACAGGGGAGGAATGACCTTGGTCTCCATAACTCATAGGCTAGAGGAGATAGTGGCTTGTGATCAATGTATAGTCCTTTCCAAGGGCACAAAAGTGTGGGAGGGAGCCCCAAAGGATTTATTGGCTATGGGTGAGGGACTTATTGAATGGGGCCTTAGGGTTCCACCATTGGTTGAGCTTTGTAATCGTCTGAAGCTCTCAGGAGTTTTGCCCAAGGATATTTTACCCAAAATTGACGAGATGGTGGATGCCCTATGTCCATAATTGTAGATGATCTTGTTTATGTTTACCATCAGGGGACTCCCCTGGAGACAGAGGCCCTTAAAGGAGTGAGTATGGAAGCTAACCCTGGAGAATGGGTTTCCGTAGTGGGACATACTGGCAGTGGCAAATCTACGTTAGCCCAGCATTTGAATGCTCTCTTGGTTCCTACGAAGGGGAAAGTGGAAGTAGATGGTATTCTTGTAGGAGATGACACCAGGGAGCATAGGAAAATAAGGCAGAGAGTGGGTCTTATATTTCAATATCCGGAGCAACAACTATTTGAAGAGACAGTATTTGCCGAGGTAGCTTTTGGCCCAAGGAATTGGGGAGTCAGCGAGGAGGAAATTCCTGTAAGAGTTCGGGAAGCTTTACAAGCTGTTGGATTGGATGAATCTTTTTGGGAGCGTAATCCCTTTCAGCTTTCTGGGGGCGAAAAAAGAAGAGTTGCTATTGCTTCCATACTTTCCATAAGGCCTAGATATTTGGTCTTGGATGAGCCCACTGCGGGGTTGGACTCCAAAGGAAGGGACGAGCTTTGCTCCCTGTTGAGGCAACTAAAGGTGTCCGGGACGGGAATTATTCATGTCACCCATGATCTTGAACTGGCTTTGGAATATAGTGACAAAATCCTTGTGTTGGAAAGTGGGAAAGCCTTATTTTGGGGTAGCCCCGAGGTAATAGTGGAGGAATTAATAGAGAGGGAAATAGAAGGGTTAGTGGTGCCTCCGGTTGTTGAGTTGGCAAGGCGATTGAGAGATGTAGGTTTCGATGTGCCTGTCACCTGGAAGGCACAGACCTTAGCTTCTGCGATAGAGGAGAAATTTCAAAAATGAAGTTCTTGAATCATTTGACCCTTGACCAATATGTGCCTGCTGATTCTGTAATTCACCGCATGGACCCCAGGGCCAAGATAATTGGGGTAGTGATGGTCCTATCGGGGATTTTTGCAGTCCACAGGGTAGAAGGTTTTTTGCTCTGGTCACTTTTGCTTCTTATTGTAGTTAAGTTATCTAAACTGCCGATTTCCATGGTATTGAGATCTGCAAGGCCCGTCATCATTCTGGTGCTGTTCACGTCTTTGATTCATTTGTTCTTCACCAAGGGAGAGGTAATATTCCAGTACGCCTTCTTGAGCATAACCCGGGAAGGCGTGTTGATGGCTGTAAAGATAAGCTTGAGGCTGGTTTTGCTTGTCATGTATGCTGGATTGTTGACCCTTACAACGAGCCCAACAGAACTTGCAGACGGCTTGGAAAGCATATTCAGTCCTCTCAAGCGATTTGGTTTTCCAGCTCATGAGATGGCTATGATGATGACCATAGCAATAAGGTTTATTCCTACGTTGCTGGATGAAACAGATAGAATAGTTAAAGCTCAGATAGCAAGGGGAGCAGAGTTAGACCAAGGAGGAATAATGAAGAGGATTCGCTCTTTCATTCCCATCCTGGTACCCCTTTTTGTGATCGTTTTTCAGAGAGCAGAGGATTTGGCCGTTGCCATGGAATCTCGTAATTACAGAGGAGGCGAAGGGAGAACCCGTATGTACCCTTTGGTTTGGAGCCTCAAGGAGACAGTCTTCATGCTCGTTGCTGCTTTGGTTACGTTCCTCGTTATCATGTGGGATAAGAGGGTATGGCTTTAATGGCACGGTACGCTATGCAGGTTTCCTATAAAGGAAAGGATTTCTCAGGGTGGCAAAAACAGCCTAACTCCAGGACCGTTCAAGGGGTGTTGGAGAGTGCCCTGGAGTTACTTGCTGGGCATCCAGTTACTGTTTACGGAGCTGGGCGGACGGACAAGGGAGTTCATGCATTAGGACAGGTGGCATCCTTCGACCTGAATAGGCATTGGGCGCCAGAAAAGCTTCTTTTAGCTGTAAACGCCCATTTGCCGAAAGATGTAAGGGTTATGAGGATGCGCTATGTAGATAATTCCTTTCATGCCCGCTACAGTGCGTTGTGGAGGGAGTACGTATATTTCATATGGACAGGGAGAGTGTGTTTCCCTCACTTTAGTGATTATGTGTGGCACAGGAAACAGAAATGGGATATATCGAAAGCCCGAAGGGCCTGTAAGCTTTTTTGGGGGACCAAGGACTATAGGGCATTTTGTAGGAAAAGTGAGTGTCCACCAAGTGCCTTTAGAACCATACATAAGGCCGAGGTTTTCTCTCGAGGTGACCTAGTGTGGTTCAGGGTAAGAGGCGACTCTTTTCTAACGAACATGGTTAGAATAATGGTTGGAACTTTGGATTATATATGCACAGGCAAAAAAGATATAGATTACCTCGAGGAACTTCTGCAGGGCAAAGCCGAAAGGCCCGATGCAGGGCCTACTGCTCCGGCGGATGGCTTGTTCTTTTGGCGGGTGGGTTACCCTTGGTCTTTGTGGTAGATAAAGGAGATATTGAGCTTAGGGGCATATATAGGATATAGTTTTGAGTTAGTAGCGTTAGTTCTAAGGGGGTATAAGATCGTGTGGGGTGTCGACATAGGAATAGATTTGGGTACTGCCAACGTTCTCATCTACATGAAAGGCAAGGGCGTCGTCCTTAGGGAACCCTCTGTGGTAGCTGTGGATTTGAACACCGATAGGATATTGGCTGTAGGCGATGAAGCTAAGAAGATGTTGGGGCGTACCCCAGGGAACGTAGTTGCTGTAAGGCCACTTAGGGATGGTGTCATTGCCGATTACACCATGACTGAGGCCATGCTTCGATATTTTCTGAAAAAGGTCACGCCGGGGCTCAGCCGTTTCTTCAGGCGAAGAGTTATGGTATGTGTGCCTTCAGGTGCCACAGACGTGGAGAGGAGGGCTGTCCTTGAGGCAGCGGTGGAGATAGGTGCCAAGGAGGCCTACCTAATAGAAGAACCCATGTCTGCCGCCATAGGAGCCAATCTTGATATAGCAGAGCCAAGGGGGAATATGGTTGTCGACATAGGGGGAGGAACCACTGATATAGCGGTCATATCCTATGGAGGCATAGTGGTTACTCAGTCCCTTAGAGTCGGGGGAGATAAGCTTGATGAGAGCATAACCAAGTACATCAGAAAGGAGCATAACCTTGCCATTGGTGAACAGACAGCGGAGGATATAAAGATTGCTATAGGTACATGTATGCCAAACCTAGATGAGGAGAAAAAAATGGTGATCAAGGGCAGAGACCTGGTTCATGGTCTTCCCAAGCAGATAGAGATAACCTCGAGCTTTGTCGCCTCTGCTATAGAGGAGGAAGTTCATTCCATAATTGAGGGAATAAAGCAGGTGCTGGAGCAGACGCCACCGGAGCTGTCCGCAGACATTATAGACAGAGGGATCACTCTTACTGGAGGAGGAGCGCTTCTTAAAGGTCTCCCTGAGAGGGTTACGGAAAGCACCGGGATACCTGCGTATGTAGCAGATTCGCCTTTGGAGTGTGTGGCTATTGGGACGGGAAAGGCTCTAGATGAGCTGGACGTGCTGAAGGCCAACGGTTCCCTTATTGGAGCATCCAGAAAGAGAAGCCGCAAAGGCCGCTAGCCGGCGGAAGGGGTGAAAAACTTGATTAGTGAACGGTGGTGGTCTGGAGGTTTACGTTTTTCCTGTTTGGGTTGTGGAAGGTGTTGCAGAGGGGAACCTGGTTGCGTCTGGATTACACCAGAGGAGGTAAAGAAGCTAGCTGAGTTCTTGTCCCTTACAGAGACGAAGTTTTTAAGTAAATATACGTATAGTGTGGATGGAAGGGTGAGCCTCAGAGAAAAACAAAATGGCGAATGTGTGTTTTACGATAGTGACACCAATAAGTGCTCAATCTACGAATATAGGCCTCTTCAATGCAGGCTTTTCCCCTTCTGGCCTTCTCTTATGAAAAACAAGGAAAACTGGGAGTGGGAAAAACGCAGATGTCCGGGTATAGGCGAGGGAGAACTTCATAGCGCCCAAGAGATACAACAATGCTTAAACGAAGCCCCCTTCGAGGATCTATAAGGTTTCCATATAAGAAACAAGTGCATTCAAATAAAAAACAATTGTTGCAATAAGAACGATGAAGAGTATAATAAAACAGAGAACGCTAGTTTCTCTGTTTTTCTTTTTTGATTATTGCTTGAAAATTTCGCATATAAGAAATAAACTAAAAGTTGAAAACAGTATATGAAAAGGTGTACGATAAAAGGGAGAAAGGTGTATTTTCAAAAAAAAGAGGAGGGGCAGGATAATGGCAAAGGTTAACAGAGATGTGGCACCGCAGGACGTTTTCAAGGAGATTGAAAAACTTTTATTGCGGGACGGTTTTGACATTGTAATTGACATGGAGAAGTCCCAAGGATCTCATATGGTCAACAAACTAAACGGCGAAGTTTGGCTGGACTTTTACACGTTCTTCGCATCGTCTCCTTTTGGGATGAACCACCCCAAGCTGGCCAACGACGAATTCAAGGAAACCATTTTCAGGGCGGCCATAAACAAAGTAGCAAACTCCGATATCTACACTACGGAAATGGCAAAGTTCATAAAGACCTTTGGCGAAGTTGCCATGCCTGAAGGTTTCAATCACATCTTCTTGATAGATTACGGTACCCTTGCGGTAGAGAACACGTTCAAGGTAGCCATGGACTGGAAGGTCCAGAAACTCTTGCAAAAGGGCAAGATAAGCAAAGGAGATGCAATAAGCGGAAGGAAAGGTACCAAGGTCATTCACTTCAACGAAGCGTTCCATGGCCGTAGCGGATACACTCTAACTACGACCAATACTCATGACCCCAATAAATATCAGTACTTTGCTAAATTCGATTGGCCAAGGGTTATAAATCCCAAGATATTCTGGCCTTTAGAAGAGAATCTCGGCGTAGTGGAATGGTTGGAGAGGGTGGCCATAAAACAGATAAAACAAGCTATATGGGACAATCCTGATGATATTTGTGCCATCATCATAGAGACGATACAAGGTGAAGGTGGAGACAACCACTTCAGGACCGAGTTCTTCAAGCAGTTGCGTGAGATATGTGATGAAAACGAAATCCTCCTTATTTTTGATGAAGTACAGTGCGGAATGGGTATAACCGGCAAGATGTGGGCTTGGGAACACCATTCTCCAGTGAAACCGGACATGTTCGCCTTCGGTAAGAAATCCCAGGTTTGCGGCCTTGTGGCTGGCCCAAGGGTGGACGAAGTTGAGCACAACTGCTTCAAGGTCTCAAGCCGCATAAACTCCACTTGGGGAGGAAACTTGGTGGATATGGTGAGAGCCACCCGTTATCTTGAGATTTACGAAGAGGACAACATTTTAGACTATGTTGCCAATACCGCAGGCCCTGCGCTACTTGAAGGCTTGAAGGCTATTCAGAAGGAGTTCCCCAAACTTATGAGCAACGTGCGCGGTAAAGGTCTAATGTGCGCCTATGACTTGCCGAATGACGAGCTGAGGACCAAAGCAATAAAGAAATTCTGGGCCAAGAAGATGCTGGTCCTGCCGTGCGGAGATGTATCCATCAGGTTCCGTCCAGCTTTGAACGTGCCTCTGGAGGACCTGCAGAAGGCTTTGGATTTGACAAGAGAGGTGTTTACGGAGCTGAGCAAGGAGATATAACGAAAGACAATCAGAATCTTTTAAATTTCTTAAGGGGGAAGTTTTACTTCCCCCTTAAGTTTTTGGTATTTATACGTAAAGAAAAATTGTAATAATTCTGTTATTATTAGCACGCAGGAGGTAGGTGCGTTTGCTCACTAGCTTTTCTGATATCAATTGGAAGCTGATTTTGATACTGCTATTAGTAAGTTGTGTCGTTGCCTTCATAGGTGACGTCGTTGGAATGCGCGTTGGCAAAAAGAGGATATCCATATTTGGCCTTAGGCCAAGGTACACATCCTCTCTCATAACCGTGCTTTCTGGCTTGTTTATCATGCTATTTACCCTAGCTGTTTTGCTCACAACTTCGGAGACGGTTCGAACGGCTATATTCAGTATGAAGATAGTACAAAGGCAGATAACGGACTTGACGGCTCAGCTTCAGGAGAGCCGGTCAGAGTTAGATGACCTGAAGGAGGAACTAGAGGCAAGTAAAAGGGAGCTTCTTAAGAAGCAGGAAGAACTGTCCGAAGTAGAGGAGAGATTGAGAGAAAGCGAAGAAAGGCTTGCTAAAGCAGAAGGGGAACTGCGTGAGGCGCGAAAGGCTCAAAGCAAGGCCGAAAAGAATTTAGAGGCATTGGAGAGGATAAAAAAAGACCTCCAAGAGGATATCAAGGTGTTGCAGGCGGAGTCCCAAGCTCTAAAACAAGGACTTGAAGAACTAAAGGAAGGCAAGATTGTAGTCTTCTCCGGTGAGGTAATAGCGGAGAAGCTCTTAACTTCGAACCCCAATGGGTGGGACCCTAGCGTCGTTGAGAGCGAACTTATAAGGTCCGCTCAGAGGAACATAGCTTTCAGGGCGAAATCCAAGCCGGAAGACATAAAAATAGAGTTGGAAGAAAACGTAAGAAAATCCATAGAAGAATACTGTAAACAGAACAAAAGGTACATCCTTCGGCTTGTGGCTCTCGAAAATACAGTAAGGGGCAGGCCCATTCTTGCGGGCCTAGTGGGCTTTGAAAGTAAATTGATATACAAGAAGGGACATACGCTGGCTGTGGAGATACTACCAGCAGGATTGGATAGGGACAGCGCAGAGATGTACTTATACGGTATTTTAAGGGAGGTAAATGTAAAGGCAAAAGAGGATGGAGTCCTTCCTGATCCAATCAGGGGAACCGTCGGGAACCTGGATGCTCTTGATTTCTTCAATGTTTTGGAGAAAATAGAAAATGCCGAAAAAACTTTGAAAATTGTAGTAGAAGCAGCAGAAGATATCTATACGGAAGGGCCTGTTCGTGTTAAAATTCATGTTCTGCAATTAGAATAAATTCTTGGAGGGCGGTCATGTTAATAGTTGCTTGCCAGGCATGTGGTGAGACTGCAATTTTGCCAGGTACTCCTGATGTCGATGGAGTTGCCAGAATCGTCTTCAGTTGTCCTTATTGCTGTACTAGCCAGGTGCTTCAATTGCAGGTCGCTGGAGATGGCAGAGGAAACTTAAGAAAGATCGTGGCTGGCATGTCATTCAGCGTGAAACAAAGGGTCGAGGAGAAGGCGCTCTAAAATGGAAGAACAGAGTTTGCCTATGCGCTACTTCTTTTATGACAGTAAAGAGGCAGTTAACCCAGACGAACTTTTAACGTTGTACCGCTTCACTAAGTGGGGAAAGAGTAGGTCCTTGGAGCAAATAGAAAAAATGCTTCAAGGAACGTCCATGTGCTTTTCCGTCCGTTACGATGGAAAGCTCGTGGCATTTTGCCGCATGCTTACAGATTTTGTCTTCAGAGCTTCTTTGTGGGACATAATGGTACATCCTGACCATCAGGGAAAGGGACTCGGCTCTTTGCTATTGAAGTATGTTTTGGAACATCCCAGGATAAAAGACATACCTTTGATAATAACTTACACTAGTGAACTTTCTGTATTCCTGCAGAAGCTTGGGTTTGAACAGAAAGAGGGAGCAATGCTTTTGCTGAGAAGGCCAATAGAGTATACCTAGGATGCAGGAAAGCAGAAGTAATGATTGATAATGAGGAAAGCAAATGTACAAATTTGGAGGTGGAAAAGGTTGACGAGCAAGTTTCTTTTGACGTCAGAATCAGTTACGGAAGGACACCCTGACAAGCTAGCTGACCAAATTTCCGATGGAGTATTGGATGCCATATTGGCTGAGGATCCTTATGGGAGAGTAGCCTGTGAGACTTTGGTCACCACAGGATTGGTGGTTATTGCTGGAGAAATAACCACAAGTTGCTATGTGGACATTCCTAGATTGACAAGGCAGATCATAAAAGATATCGGTTATACGAGGGCGAAGTACGGATTTGATGGGGATACCTGCGCTGTTATCACTGCGATCGATGAGCAATCTCCAGATATCAAAGGTGGGGTAGATGAAGCAATAGAGGTAAGAGAAAAAGGCCAAATAACCGATGAGCTGGATAGAGTTGGCGCAGGAGATCAGGGGATAATGGTAGGTTATGCCTGCGACGAGACAGAGGAATTCCTTCCTCTTCCTATAGCTTTGGCTCATCGCTTGGCCAGGCGGCTGAGCTTTGTACGAAAAGAGAAGATCCTGCCTTACCTCAGACCAGATGGGAAGACCCAGGTGACTGTTGAGTATGAGAATGGCAAAGCCGTACAAATCGATACTGTCGTAGTATCTACCCAGCATCATCCAGCAGTAGAAAACGACCAGATAGAGCAGGACATAATCGAAGAGGTAATAAATCCCATAATTCCAGAGCATTTAGTTCCTAGGAAGCCGAGGATATTGGTAAACCCCAGTGGGAGGTTTGTCCTTGGTGGCCCGATGGCAGATACGGGATTGACGGGAAGGAAGATAATGGTGGACACTTACGGGGGAGTTATCCCTCACGGAGGCGGTGCCTTCTCTGGTAAGGACCCAACAAAGGTCGACAGGTCTGCAGCTTACATGGCCAGATACGCGGCAAAGAACGTGGTAGCGGCAGGCCTGGCGAAGGAGTGTAAGATACAGGTTGCTTATGCCATAGGTATGGCCCATCCCGTCTCCATAATGGTAGACACCAATGGGACTGGTGTGTTGCCTGACCCCAAGATTACTCAGCTTGTCATTGAGCATTTTGACTTCAGGCCGGCGGCCATTATAAGAGATTTGGAGATGCGCAAGCCTCAATACCGCAGGTTGGCTGCATATGGCCACATGGGTAGAGTCGACCTTGATCCGATGCCTGCATGGGAAAGGACCGATAGAACGGAGCAGCTTAGGGAGGCCGCAGAAAAGCTCTAAGGTAAGGTGTAATTACGTAGCGACGCTCGTAAACCATGGATTTTAAGTTGCGCCAGTTGATAGTAGAGGGGCTTTCTCACTTGCTTTGGCCAGTGGAATGCCCCTTTTGTAAAAGGTTGGGAGTGGTAGCTTGCGACGGGTGCATGGATTTGGCTTTAAGTGAAGGAGGCACCTCGTGCCTTAAATGTATGGGCAAATATCCGTGTCCTGTCCACGCTGACAGATCTCTTCCTCTCTATTGGGGAGCTATTCATGAGGGTAAGGTTAGGGAGGCCGTTCACCTGTTAAAGTATGGTCACATCAAGAGCTTGGGGATCAAAATGGGGCATGCATTGGCAAGGAACTTGCCCATAGAGGGACCCATAGATGCCTTGGTCCCCGTACCTTTGCACATAGGTTCTGTACGGCCCTTCAATCAGGCCTTTGAGATCGCGAAAGGCCTGGGCCAGGCCCTAGGGGTACCGGTTTTCGATGTGCTCTCCTGGAGAGAGGAACTTTCATGTCAGGTAAGCAAGTCCCCCGTGGAACGGCGTATGTTACCCGAGGGCGTAATAGTTTTCAAGGATGATGTAAAGGTCCCAGATGGCAAGGGAATAATTATAGTAGACGACGTGTGTACCACCGGCACGACTATTGAAAGGTGTAGAAAAGCACTGGAGAAAAAAGGTTTCCAGGTAGTTGGAGCGGTGGTATGGTCTTTGGGTGGAAGTAGCAAGTGATGCCCTCTACTCAATTTCATGAAAGCTTTGGATCTCTATGCCCTTTTCCTTGCAAGTTTTTACGATGTAATCTTTTTGGTCGCAAGGGAAACGGCACGCAAGGCCGCAGCTTGAGGATATGGAGCGGGGAACGGGGACGATCTTGACGCTTAAGCCTTCTTTTCTGAAGCTTCTCTCGAACAAGATGGCCATGTGGGTGGTTTCAAAGGTAGCAATACACTGCAATCTATAATCACCTCGCTTGAGATTATTGTATCTTTTAGGTAATTATAACTAGACCAGAAACTTTGTGAAGGTTAAAATATGCAAGTAAAGATTCTAGGAGGAGGTTTTTACATGACAAGAGGTACAAGAAGCATAATGATGGTGGCCGTTTTATCCCTCTTTTTAACAGTTTCTTTGGCTGGTGTTGCTTTAGCAGCGGATACCATAGGGGTTTTGGATCCTCAGAAGGTCTTGTTCCAGCATCCTAAGTTTCAGGAAGTGCAGAAAGAAATAAAGGCTATGATGGAGAAAAAACAAGCCGAGGCAAAAGCAGCAATCGAAAAAGCCACGGACGACAAGGAGAAGCAGAAAATATTCAACACGAAAAGACAGGAAGCGGCGATGGAAGAACAGAAACTTATGCAGCCCCTTTTTAAGGACATTGACCTTGCAATAAGGACGGTTGCCAAAACTAAAGGCATCACCATCGTCCTGGATAAAGCTCAGGTCTTTTTCGGAGGAGTGGACATAACAGAGGACGTTATCCAGAACTTGAAGAAGAAATACGCAACCCAATAATCAGGTAAGAAGGAAGGCTTTGTGAATTCTAAAAGGGGGGTGAGACTCACCCCCCCTTTTTAGTGCTTCGTAGTTCCAAGATATGCGGCTTCGACCTCTGGGTTTGCTAGAAGTTCGTGGGCAGGTCCTTCCATCAGGATCTCTCCCGTTTGTAGCACATACCCTCGATGGGATAGCATGAGCGCCTGTTTTGCATTTTGTTCAACCAGGAGGATGGTTACGCCTTCAGAGTTTATCCGCTTAAGCTCTTTGAAAATGTCCTTTATTATTATGGGCGCCAAGCCAAGAGAAGGTTCGTCAAGCAAAAGTAGCTTAGGCCTTGACATAAGGGCTCTCCCAATTGCCAGCATCTGCTGTTCTCCTCCCGATAGGGTGCCGGCATGCTGGTTCCTTCTTTCCTGTAGTCTTGGGAACAGCGAGTATACCCACTCGAGGTCACGTTCGATGTTCTCCCTGTCCTTGCGGGGGAAAGCCCCCATCATTAGGTTCTCATAAACTGTAAGAGGAGCGAACACTTTACGTCCCT
The DNA window shown above is from Thermovirga lienii DSM 17291 and carries:
- a CDS encoding hypothetical protein (KEGG: aco:Amico_0666 hypothetical protein~SPTR: Putative uncharacterized protein), which translates into the protein MLIVACQACGETAILPGTPDVDGVARIVFSCPYCCTSQVLQLQVAGDGRGNLRKIVAGMSFSVKQRVEEKAL
- a CDS encoding GCN5-related N-acetyltransferase (PFAM: Acetyltransferase (GNAT) family~InterPro IPR000182~KEGG: aco:Amico_0667 GCN5-related N-acetyltransferase~PFAM: GCN5-related N-acetyltransferase~SPTR: GCN5-related N-acetyltransferase) codes for the protein MEEQSLPMRYFFYDSKEAVNPDELLTLYRFTKWGKSRSLEQIEKMLQGTSMCFSVRYDGKLVAFCRMLTDFVFRASLWDIMVHPDHQGKGLGSLLLKYVLEHPRIKDIPLIITYTSELSVFLQKLGFEQKEGAMLLLRRPIEYT
- a CDS encoding methionine adenosyltransferase (PFAM: S-adenosylmethionine synthetase, C-terminal domain; S-adenosylmethionine synthetase, central domain; S-adenosylmethionine synthetase, N-terminal domain~TIGRFAM: S-adenosylmethionine synthetase~COGs: COG0192 S-adenosylmethionine synthetase~InterPro IPR002133~KEGG: tai:Taci_0660 S-adenosylmethionine synthetase~PFAM: S-adenosylmethionine synthetase~PRIAM: Methionine adenosyltransferase~SPTR: S-adenosylmethionine synthase;~TIGRFAM: S-adenosylmethionine synthetase), translated to MTSKFLLTSESVTEGHPDKLADQISDGVLDAILAEDPYGRVACETLVTTGLVVIAGEITTSCYVDIPRLTRQIIKDIGYTRAKYGFDGDTCAVITAIDEQSPDIKGGVDEAIEVREKGQITDELDRVGAGDQGIMVGYACDETEEFLPLPIALAHRLARRLSFVRKEKILPYLRPDGKTQVTVEYENGKAVQIDTVVVSTQHHPAVENDQIEQDIIEEVINPIIPEHLVPRKPRILVNPSGRFVLGGPMADTGLTGRKIMVDTYGGVIPHGGGAFSGKDPTKVDRSAAYMARYAAKNVVAAGLAKECKIQVAYAIGMAHPVSIMVDTNGTGVLPDPKITQLVIEHFDFRPAAIIRDLEMRKPQYRRLAAYGHMGRVDLDPMPAWERTDRTEQLREAAEKL
- a CDS encoding phosphoribosyltransferase (PFAM: Phosphoribosyl transferase domain~COGs: COG1040 amidophosphoribosyltransferase~InterPro IPR000836~KEGG: tai:Taci_0661 phosphoribosyltransferase~PFAM: phosphoribosyltransferase~SPTR: Phosphoribosyltransferase), which translates into the protein MRQLIVEGLSHLLWPVECPFCKRLGVVACDGCMDLALSEGGTSCLKCMGKYPCPVHADRSLPLYWGAIHEGKVREAVHLLKYGHIKSLGIKMGHALARNLPIEGPIDALVPVPLHIGSVRPFNQAFEIAKGLGQALGVPVFDVLSWREELSCQVSKSPVERRMLPEGVIVFKDDVKVPDGKGIIIVDDVCTTGTTIERCRKALEKKGFQVVGAVVWSLGGSSK
- a CDS encoding hypothetical protein (PFAM: Protein of unknown function (DUF3343)~KEGG: tai:Taci_0681 hypothetical protein~SPTR: Putative uncharacterized protein), giving the protein MQCIATFETTHMAILFERSFRKEGLSVKIVPVPRSISSSCGLACRFPCDQKDYIVKTCKEKGIEIQSFHEIE
- a CDS encoding outer membrane chaperone Skp (OmpH) (PFAM: Outer membrane protein (OmpH-like)~InterPro IPR005632~KEGG: tai:Taci_0682 outer membrane chaperone Skp (OmpH)~PFAM: outer membrane chaperone Skp (OmpH)~SPTR: Outer membrane chaperone Skp (OmpH)); the protein is MTRGTRSIMMVAVLSLFLTVSLAGVALAADTIGVLDPQKVLFQHPKFQEVQKEIKAMMEKKQAEAKAAIEKATDDKEKQKIFNTKRQEAAMEEQKLMQPLFKDIDLAIRTVAKTKGITIVLDKAQVFFGGVDITEDVIQNLKKKYATQ
- a CDS encoding amino acid/amide ABC transporter ATP-binding protein 2, HAAT family (PFAM: ABC transporter~COGs: COG0410 ABC-type branched-chain amino acid transport systems ATPase component~InterPro IPR017871: IPR003439: IPR003593~KEGG: aco:Amico_0159 ABC transporter related protein~PFAM: ABC transporter related~SMART: AAA ATPase~SPTR: ABC transporter related protein), with amino-acid sequence MNSKEPLLVIENLNVSYGAIRAVRNLSLHIDKGEIVCVIGANGAGKSTLMNAIMGMVKRQSGNILLEGKPLAEKSYQVVAQGVSLSPEGRKVFAPLTVYENLMMGAFPRKDRENIERDLEWVYSLFPRLQERRNQHAGTLSGGEQQMLAIGRALMSRPKLLLLDEPSLGLAPIIIKDIFKELKRINSEGVTILLVEQNAKQALMLSHRGYVLQTGEILMEGPAHELLANPEVEAAYLGTTKH